The Spirosoma radiotolerans genome has a window encoding:
- the lptB gene encoding LPS export ABC transporter ATP-binding protein, with translation MILRTENLIKKYGSRLVNNNVSYQVETGEIVGLLGPNGAGKTTSFYMAVGLVKPNSGKVFIDDMDVTDLPMYKRARLGLGYLAQEASVFRDLSVEENVLAVLEMTDLPKAKQKEKVEELLEEFSLTHVRKSKGKVLSGGERRRTEIARALAVDPKFILLDEPFAGVDPIAVEDIQSIVAKLKHRNIGILITDHNVNETLSITDRAYLLFEGKILKQGTAEELANDEQVRRVYLGQHFELKRKV, from the coding sequence ATGATTCTCAGAACTGAAAATTTGATTAAAAAATACGGATCACGGTTGGTCAACAACAATGTATCCTACCAGGTTGAAACCGGCGAAATTGTGGGGCTCCTGGGCCCAAACGGAGCCGGTAAAACAACTTCGTTTTATATGGCCGTTGGGCTGGTGAAGCCCAATAGCGGGAAAGTTTTTATCGACGATATGGATGTGACCGATCTGCCCATGTACAAACGGGCCCGTCTTGGTCTGGGCTATCTGGCGCAGGAAGCCTCCGTATTCCGCGACCTGTCGGTTGAAGAAAATGTGCTCGCCGTTCTGGAAATGACCGATTTGCCGAAAGCTAAGCAAAAGGAAAAGGTAGAAGAGCTGCTCGAAGAATTTAGTCTGACGCACGTTCGGAAAAGCAAAGGAAAGGTACTTTCCGGGGGGGAGCGCCGACGGACGGAGATTGCCCGGGCGCTGGCCGTGGACCCCAAATTCATCTTGCTCGATGAACCGTTTGCTGGTGTCGATCCGATTGCCGTTGAGGACATTCAAAGTATCGTCGCTAAACTGAAACACCGGAACATTGGCATCCTGATCACCGACCATAACGTGAACGAAACGCTCTCCATCACCGACCGGGCCTATCTGTTGTTCGAAGGGAAAATTCTAAAGCAGGGAACCGCCGAAGAATTAGCCAACGACGAACAGGTACGCCGGGTGTATCTCGGGCAACATTTCGAACTCAAACGCAAGGTCTAA
- the recO gene encoding DNA repair protein RecO produces MLQKTRGIALSYIRYRETSIIARVYTEEFGLQSYIVNSVRTAKSKNNRIALFQPLTLLEMVVYYKSDRDLTRLSEVKTNFPFQSLPFEVGKSTIAMFVTEMLNKVLKEETGSPTLFRFLVESVVFLEEAKVNYENFHLIFLLKLSFFLGFGPESAREFESQLRENSYPFLPDEEMDAALNTMLRQPFGTPIKLDRSARNELADALVTYYHIHIDSLGEVKSLPVLREVLG; encoded by the coding sequence ATGCTGCAAAAAACACGGGGTATTGCCCTCAGCTATATTCGTTACCGCGAAACCTCCATCATTGCCCGCGTATACACCGAAGAGTTTGGCCTGCAAAGCTATATCGTCAACAGCGTGCGAACGGCCAAGAGCAAAAATAACCGTATTGCTCTTTTTCAGCCATTAACGTTGCTGGAAATGGTGGTTTATTACAAAAGTGACCGCGATCTGACCCGGCTTTCGGAAGTGAAAACTAATTTTCCGTTCCAGAGCTTGCCCTTCGAAGTGGGCAAATCTACCATTGCCATGTTTGTGACGGAAATGCTGAATAAAGTGCTGAAAGAAGAAACGGGTAGTCCAACACTTTTCCGATTTCTGGTTGAGTCAGTGGTTTTTCTGGAAGAAGCAAAGGTAAATTACGAGAATTTCCACCTGATTTTTCTGTTAAAGCTTTCGTTCTTCCTGGGTTTCGGGCCGGAGAGTGCGCGTGAGTTCGAGAGCCAGCTCCGCGAAAACTCCTATCCGTTCTTACCCGACGAGGAGATGGATGCAGCACTCAACACGATGCTGCGTCAGCCGTTCGGCACGCCAATCAAATTAGACCGCTCCGCCCGGAATGAACTGGCCGATGCCCTGGTAACTTATTACCACATTCACATTGATTCGCTGGGTGAAGTAAAATCGCTGCCAGTGCTACGCGAAGTTTTGGGATAG
- a CDS encoding fumarylacetoacetate hydrolase family protein, whose amino-acid sequence MNLYKTRSGIVVHFQDQFYSVPADDWDELINRDDLHEFLITLTAVATPSDAYQDWLKTGLLAPIGRQEVWASGVTYLRSRDARMEESKKSGGDNFYDRVYDAERPELFFKSTPERVVGPGAAVRIRADSTWNVPEPELTLFITSSGKIVGYTCGNDMSSRSIEGENPLYLPQAKSYDGSAALGPCLYVPEVPIASDTQIRLEIIRDEQAAFTNNIAINQMKRQHTELVSFLYRECSFSYGCFLMTGTGIVPPDDFTLRSGDVIRITIDGIGTLENTVA is encoded by the coding sequence ATGAACCTCTACAAAACCCGCTCCGGCATTGTCGTCCACTTCCAAGATCAGTTTTATTCTGTTCCAGCCGATGATTGGGACGAATTAATTAACCGGGATGATTTACATGAATTTCTCATTACGCTGACTGCGGTGGCGACTCCATCGGATGCCTATCAGGACTGGCTCAAAACGGGCTTGCTCGCACCCATTGGCCGACAGGAAGTGTGGGCGTCGGGAGTAACCTATCTACGGAGTCGCGACGCCCGTATGGAGGAGTCGAAAAAATCGGGAGGAGACAATTTTTACGACCGGGTTTATGACGCCGAGCGGCCGGAATTATTCTTCAAGTCGACCCCCGAACGGGTAGTGGGGCCGGGTGCAGCGGTTCGTATTCGGGCTGATTCGACCTGGAATGTGCCAGAGCCGGAACTGACGTTGTTCATTACATCGTCGGGCAAAATTGTGGGTTATACCTGCGGAAACGACATGAGTTCGCGGAGTATCGAGGGAGAAAATCCGTTGTATCTACCTCAGGCCAAAAGTTATGACGGCAGCGCAGCTCTTGGCCCGTGCCTGTATGTTCCGGAAGTGCCCATTGCTTCTGATACACAAATCCGCCTGGAAATTATTCGTGATGAGCAGGCGGCTTTTACCAATAACATCGCCATTAATCAGATGAAACGGCAGCATACCGAACTTGTCTCGTTCCTATACCGCGAGTGTTCCTTTTCGTATGGGTGCTTCCTGATGACGGGCACCGGTATTGTGCCACCCGATGATTTTACCCTTCGGTCGGGCGATGTAATCAGGATCACCATCGACGGGATTGGTACCTTGGAGAATACTGTCGCCTAG